In the Magnolia sinica isolate HGM2019 chromosome 15, MsV1, whole genome shotgun sequence genome, one interval contains:
- the LOC131228114 gene encoding disease resistance protein RGA2-like, producing MAEAVVSGVVQVIIEKLASPILKQCQLLWGVHEEMGNLRSKLSTIQAVLEDAEEKQVNSKALQDWLGKLKCVVYDAEDILDDFTTEVEAEPKVEAKRKKVEIGDCITKVRTFFSASNPLVSRSNMADKIKEIGRRLDGIAEERSKFHLKEIERVFEIRGREPTDSFVIESDVYGREEDKKKIMELLISEDNREDVTVIPIVGMGGLGKTTLAQLAFNDERAAKHFEPRMWVCVSDDFSVSRVTKDLVESATNSKCDLPNMDQLQRRLRELLSGKKFLLVLDDVWDENPMNWDRLKQFLRGTSGSKIIVTTRSEKVALIMGTIPSHHLAVLSEADCWSLFKQRAFVHGRQEHANLVMHGKEIVKKCGGVPLAAKTLGSLMRLKTDEREWLLVRHSEIWNLPDDENHILPALKLSYYHLPSHLKQCFAYCSIFPKDYEIEKKKLIQLWIAEGFLQSSSDGIKQMEDIGGEYFNNLLWRSFFQDLRKDNDGNIEWCKMHDLVHDLASSVAGNECSILKDKNAMSISKMSRARRLSLEFDFSNFLLTVQNDLRTANHLRTLLLGRWNVNMPGRGKNVSVPCELLVHFMCLRVLDLSNTHVAMESLVSIGELKHLRYLDLSYNVMQALPESISTLHYLQTLRLLDCDYLAELPMDMRKMTSLRHLEIDRFGKLTHMPANMGELKFLQTLPIFIIGKDSGCGIRELQGLNLGGNLIIRNLENVTCPADAQVANLKEKPNLHTLHFSWGQNIDLQLEGIVEQTLEGLQPHPNLKRLKVEGYVGVRFPHWMSNSLLWNLIEISLNHCRRCEQLPSLGHLPFLEVLAIQGMDAVKSIGNHFYGDNDVTEAFPSLKQLTFQYMPNLEEWSGFNGREVFPRLKQLLFDRCPKLESITGELGNLAALESLNICNCDELVSIPGELGNLAALEFLKISGCDKLVSLPEELQNLTSLRRLQINDCNGLTSLRLQGLNSLLVLIIQHCKSLTSLIRGLQHPTALKYLRINECPELASLLEGMQHLTSLQALSISGFEKLTSLPEWLQHAITLKQLYISNWESLTALPEWIGNLSLLQELKIDNCEKLECLPSAIGNLSSLLYLQIGDCYKLECLPSGLQLLTNLQRLKIMSLPSLTALPERIGNLSSLKVLLIKDCDKLECLPSGLQLLTNLRNLKIWRLPSLTALPEGIGNLSLLRQLTIGNCDKLECLPSELQLLKNLRELTIYGCPQLEKRCKKEKGEDWHYIAHIPNIHIESESESESESESESESES from the coding sequence ATGGCAGAAGCAGTTGTATCAGGCGTTGTTCAAGTGATTATCGAAAAACTAGCCTCCCCAATCCTAAAACAGTGTCAACTGTTGTGGGGTGTTCACGAGGAGATGGGAAATCTAAGAAGCAAGTTATCAACTATACAAGCTGTGCTTGAAGATGCAGAGGAGAAGCAGGTAAATAGCAAGGCGCTGCAGGATTGGCTGGGAAAGCTGAAATGTGTGGTTTATGATGCGGAAGATATATTGGATGACTTCACAACAGAAGTGGAAGCAGAACCAAAAGTGGAAGCTAAACGCAAAAAAGTGGAGATTGGGGATTGCATTACGAAGGTACGCACCTTCTTTTCAGCATCCAACCCACTGGTGTCCCGTTCAAATATGGCAGATAAGATAAAGGAGATAGGGCGGAGATTAGATGGGATTGCTGAAGAGAGGTCTAAATTCCATTTGAAAGAGATAGAACGGGTGTTCGAGATTCGAGGCCGAGAACCAACTGACTCGTTTGTAATCGAGTCAGATGTTTATGGAAGGGAGGAAGATAAAAAAAAGATAATGGAATTACTGATTAGTGAGGATAACAGAGAGGACGTTACAGTCATCCCCATAGTTGGTATGGGGGGCCTTGGGAAGACCACACTCGCTCAATTAGCTTTCAATGACGAGAGGGCAGCGAAGCATTTCGAGCCAAGAATGTGGGTTTGTGTGTCAGATGATTTCAGTGTGAGCAGGGTAACAAAAGATCTCGTAGAGTCAGCAACCAATAGCAAATGTGATCTCCCAAACATGGATCAACTGCAGCGTCGCCTCAGAGAACTGCTGAGTGGGAAGAAGTTTTTACTTGTgttggatgatgtgtgggatgAAAATCCTATGAACTGGGATCGATTGAAACAATTTCTCAGAGGAACTAGCGGTAGTAAAATCATTGTAACTACCCGTAGTGAAAAAGTTGCTTTAATCATGGGCACTATCCCTTCACACCATTTGGCAGTATTATCAGAAGCTGATTGTTGGTCTCTGTTCAAGCAACGAGCGTTTGTGCATGGACGACAAGAACATGCAAACCTCGTAATGCATGGAAAGGAAATTGTAAAGAAGTGTGGTGGTGTCCCATTGGCTGCAAAGACGCTCGGAAGCTTGATGCGGCTTAAAACAGATGAAAGAGAGTGGTTGCTTGTCAGACACAGTGAAATTTGGAATCTTCCTGACGATGAAAATCACATTTTACCAGCTCTAAAGTTGAGTTATTATCATCTTCCATCACATTTGAAGCAATGCTTTGCCTACTGCTCAATATTTCCAAAAGATTATGAAATTGAAAAGAAGAAACTGATCCAACTTTGGATAGCCGAAGGTTTCCTTCAATCATCATCAGATGGAATTAAACAAATGGAAGACATTGGTGGAGAGTATTTTAATAATCTGTTGTGGCGGTCCTTCTTTCAAGATCTTCGGAAAGATAATGATGGGAATATAGAATGGTGCAAGATGCATGACCTCGTGCATGATCTTGCAAGCTCTGTTGCAGGGAATGAATGTTCGATTCTGAAGGACAAGAATGCAATGAGTATCTCTAAAATGAGCCGGGCTCGTCGTTTGTCCTTGGAGTTTGATTTTAGTAATTTCCTCCTAACAGTCCAAAATGACTTGAGGACAGCAAACCATTTGCGAACACTGCTGCTCGGAAGATGGAATGTCAACATGCCTGGAAGAGGGAAGAATGTCAGCGTTCCTTGTGAACTTTTGGTACATTTTATGTGCTTGCGTGTGTTAGATTTAAGCAATACACATGTCGCTATGGAGTCGTTGGTTTCAATTGGTGAGTTGAAACACTTGAGATATCTCGACCTGTCTTATAATGTAATGCAAGCCCTTCCCGAATCTATCAGCACTCTTCACTACTTGCAAACCTTGAGACTCTTGGACTGTGATTATCTTGCAGAGTTACCCATGGACATGAGAAAAATGACTAGCCTAAGACATCTTGAAATCGATCGATTTGGTAAATTGACCCATATGCCAGCTAATATGGGAGAACTGAAGTTCCTTCAGACGTTGCCAATATTCATCATTGGCAAGGATAGTGGATGTGGTATAAGAGAGCTGCAGGGCTTAAACCTTGGAGGAAACTTGATTATTCGAAACCTTGAGAATGTGACGTGTCCAGCAGATGCCCAGGTTGCCAACTTGAAGGAGAAGCCAAACCTTCATACGTTACACTTTTCATGGGGTCAGAATATTGATCTTCAGTTGGAAGGAATTGTTGAGCAAACACTTGAAGGTCTCCAACCGCATCCAAATCTCAAAAGGTTGAAGGTGGAAGGGTATGTGGGCGTCAGATTTCCGCATTGGATGAGTAATTCGTTGCTTTGGAATCTGATTGAAATCTCACTGAATCATTGCAGAAGATGCGAACAGCTCCCATCACTTGGCCACTTACCATTCCTGGAGGTTCTTGCGATACAAGGAATGGATGCTGTGAAATCTATTGGCAACCATTTCTATGGCGACAATGATGTCACAGAGGCATTCCCATCACTGAAACAACTCACCTTCCAATATATGCCTAATTTAGAGGAGTGGTCAGGATTCAATGGAAGAGAAGTATTCCCCCGTCTCAAACAATTACTTTTCGACAGATGCCCGAAGCTCGAGTCTATAACAGGAGAGCTTGGAAACCTTGCTGCTCTCGAGTCTCTGAATATTTGTAATTGTGATGAGCTGGTATCTATACCAGGGGAGCTTGGAAACCTTGCTGCTCTAGAGTTTCTGAAAATTTCTGGGTGCGATAAGCTGGTATCTTTGCCAGAGGAGTTACAGAACCTCACCTCTCTCCGTCGGCTGCAGATTAATGACTGCAATGGTCTAACATCCTTGAGACTACAAGGCTTGAACTCTCTTCTAGTTCTTATCATTCAGCATTGCAAAAGCCTAACGAGTTTGATAAGGGGGCTGCAACACCCCACTGCCTTAAAATACTTGAGGATTAATGAATGTCCAGAGCTGGCTTCTTTACTAGAGGGTATGCAACACCTCACGTCTCTTCAAGCATTAAGCATCAGCGGATTTGAGAAGTTAACATCTTTGCCGGAATGGTTACAGCATGCCATAACACTGAAACAGCTCTACATCAGTAATTGGGAAAGTCTAACGGCTCTGCCAGAGTGGATAGGAAACCTGTCATTGCTTCAAGAATTGAAGATCGACAATTGCGAAAAACTGGAGTGTTTGCCATCGGCGATAGGAAACCTGTCCTCGCTTCTATATTTGCAGATTGGAGATTGTTATAAACTGGAGTGTTTGCCATCCGGgctgcaactcctaacaaaccTCCAACGTCTAAAAATCATGAGTTTGCCAAGTCTAACGGCTCTGCCAGAAAGGATAGGAAACCTGTCCTCGCTTAAAGTTTTGTTGATTAAGGATTGTGATAAATTGGAGTGTTTGCCATCCGGGTTGCAACTCCTAACAAACCTCCGGAATCTAAAAATCTGGAGATTGCCAAGTCTAACGGCTCTGCCGGAGGGGATTGGAAACCTGTCATTGCTTCGACAATTGACAATCGGCAATTGTGATAAATTGGAGTGTTTGCCATCCGAGCTGCAACTCCTAAAAAATCTCCGAGAGCTAACTATATATGGATGTCCCCAATTAGAGAAGCGATGCAAGAAGGAGAAAGGCGAGGATTGGCACTACATAGCACACATCCCAAATATCCACATTGAATCCGAATCCGAATCCGAGTCCGAGTCTGAGTCCGAATCCGAATCCGAATCATAG